From the genome of Clostridium sp. BNL1100, one region includes:
- the spoVB gene encoding stage V sporulation protein B — MGLDKFYKNSAILTLSNLVTGFIGFTFSIVLSKKLGAEGLGLYGLIMPVYSLLLCLTTDGLITAISKTCAVYNSKKDYRNLHRSVKAAICFLGLWSIAVAVLVFFNAPFISKYIIKDIRALSAVRIICPALIFVPMSAIFKGFFYGFEKFTIPAGIDILEKCIRISILLATIALLQLNDIKNTVTIAYFALAIGEFISMLLLLTGFKLVSRKLKPSGVKIQNPLQLLADVLVISCPLCLNGFISSILTTASTLILPRRLMSAGVSYDVALQQIGKFMGMALTTVNLPFIIVGSMMTVLIPDMSLSLNKKDMWGTEKRISQVLRISCMIGLGTLIVSICIPGKLGLFFYGRNDLGKMVMVAGVCNFVSYVASASFGILNGLGKQNVNLKNSIIVSVENLVLVFILTGIPSINIYGIGISLAVTSLTALILNLLEIRKSCEIRFSLPRGVVLAICGLAGFAAMRIVSIIIPDNFMVFDVILSVGICFFVIFYLTKFYNCKHNW; from the coding sequence ATGGGACTTGATAAATTTTATAAAAACTCAGCAATACTTACATTATCAAACTTGGTAACAGGCTTTATCGGATTTACATTTTCAATAGTTCTTTCAAAAAAACTCGGAGCTGAAGGACTTGGGCTATATGGGCTTATTATGCCGGTCTATTCCCTGCTGCTTTGTCTTACAACAGATGGTCTTATAACCGCAATTTCTAAAACCTGTGCGGTATATAACAGTAAAAAGGATTATAGGAATCTTCATCGAAGTGTAAAAGCAGCTATATGCTTTCTGGGGCTGTGGAGCATCGCCGTAGCCGTACTGGTATTTTTCAATGCACCGTTTATCAGTAAATATATCATAAAAGATATCCGTGCTTTAAGCGCTGTGAGAATTATATGCCCGGCGCTGATATTTGTCCCAATGTCCGCTATATTTAAAGGCTTTTTTTACGGATTCGAGAAATTCACTATCCCGGCCGGGATAGATATTCTTGAAAAATGCATAAGAATTTCGATACTTCTGGCAACAATAGCTCTGCTACAGCTCAATGATATAAAAAATACCGTTACAATAGCGTATTTTGCCCTTGCAATAGGAGAATTCATCAGCATGCTGCTTCTATTAACAGGATTTAAGCTTGTATCACGCAAACTGAAACCCTCAGGTGTTAAGATACAGAACCCTCTGCAATTGCTGGCGGATGTTCTCGTTATATCCTGTCCGCTGTGCCTGAACGGTTTTATTTCATCGATCCTAACCACAGCTTCAACCCTGATTCTTCCGAGGAGATTAATGAGTGCCGGAGTAAGCTATGATGTAGCTTTACAGCAAATAGGCAAATTTATGGGTATGGCTCTTACAACAGTAAACCTTCCCTTTATAATTGTAGGCTCCATGATGACTGTACTAATTCCGGATATGTCTCTCAGCCTAAATAAAAAAGACATGTGGGGTACCGAAAAAAGGATTTCACAGGTTCTCCGAATATCCTGTATGATAGGGTTGGGAACATTGATTGTTTCAATATGTATTCCTGGAAAACTGGGCTTGTTCTTTTACGGAAGAAATGATTTAGGCAAAATGGTTATGGTGGCCGGTGTATGTAATTTTGTAAGCTACGTGGCTTCCGCCTCTTTCGGGATACTTAACGGACTTGGAAAACAGAATGTAAATCTTAAAAATTCCATTATTGTTTCCGTTGAAAATCTTGTGCTTGTCTTCATTTTAACCGGTATTCCCTCAATCAACATATACGGCATAGGAATCTCACTTGCCGTTACATCCTTGACAGCTCTGATTCTAAATTTATTAGAAATACGTAAGTCCTGTGAGATCAGATTTTCACTACCAAGGGGGGTTGTACTTGCCATATGCGGACTTGCCGGTTTTGCAGCAATGAGAATAGTCAGTATCATTATACCCGACAACTTTATGGTATTTGATGTAATATTGTCCGTTGGTATATGCTTTTTTG
- a CDS encoding DUF1294 domain-containing protein, which yields MHKYFITIVIILNIIGFALVSLDKYKAKNRLWRIPERSFFLLSILGGSIGVYIGLLTFKHKTRHWYFMTIIPLIIIAQFVFIYFLTKK from the coding sequence ATGCATAAATACTTTATTACAATAGTAATTATCTTAAATATAATAGGTTTTGCATTGGTTTCACTGGATAAATATAAAGCAAAAAACAGGTTGTGGAGAATACCTGAAAGGTCATTTTTTCTTCTTTCCATTCTAGGCGGAAGTATCGGTGTATATATAGGATTACTTACTTTCAAGCATAAAACCCGTCATTGGTATTTTATGACGATCATCCCACTGATAATTATTGCTCAATTTGTTTTTATATATTTTCTTACTAAAAAATGA